The Anabaena sp. PCC 7108 region CCGATGTTGAGTAAATAGGGGTGGGTTGATCACCCACCTGCAATTAATTATCTACTGTCTGATGGTCACGGGAAATAACAAAGCGATTTGCTACCGTTTCCGGCTGAATCGCTGATAAGATTACGTGGCTGGAATCAGTTATAATTACAGCCCTAGTCCGGCGACCATAGGTTGCGTCAACCAGTTGACCTCTATCTCTGGCATCGGTAATAATTCGCTTAATTGGGGCAGACTCTGGACTGACAATGGCAACTACTCGATTGGCGGAGACAATGTTGCCAAAACCTATGTTGATTAACTGAATGTCCATAAAAAACTGACGCTAAATGCGCTAGAAAAAGCTTGTTAGAAACTTATTCCCATGTTATACCTAAAGAATCGTAGTTACAACGCTTAAAGTCTTGCTAAATTGAGTTTTTTAATAACAACTGCTTTTTTTTAGCTATTTATCAGCCAAATTTACTAAAAATCTTTCTAAAGATATATGCGAAATTATACTCATACACGCTAGTTCCA contains the following coding sequences:
- the remA gene encoding extracellular matrix/biofilm regulator RemA, encoding MDIQLINIGFGNIVSANRVVAIVSPESAPIKRIITDARDRGQLVDATYGRRTRAVIITDSSHVILSAIQPETVANRFVISRDHQTVDN